The DNA region ATGGCGGTGTCGACTTTTCATTCGAATGTATCGGTAATGTCAAAGTCATGCGTTCTGCGCTTGAGTGCTGTCATAAAGGCTGGGGCGAATCTGTCATCATTGGCGTTGCTGGTGCTGGTGAAGAGATTTCAACGCGACCATTCCAGTTAGTCACAGGACGCGTATGGCGTGGTAGTGCATTCGGTGGCGTTAAAGGCCGTAGCCAATTGCCTGACTACGTTCAGCGCTATTTAGATGGTGAGTTTGAACTGAGCACCTTCATCACGCATACCATGGGGCTAGATGACATCAACGAAGCCTTTAATTTAATGCATGAAGGTAAATCGATTCGCTCGGTGATTCATTATGATAAATAAAATCAGCGAAACCAAAGCGTTTGGTGGTCGTCAAATTCGTTATGAGCACCAATCTAGCACACTGAACTGCACCATGCAGTTCAGTGTCTTTTTACCGCCACAAGCAGAACAACAATCGGTTCCAGCGCTTTATTGGCTATCAGGGTTAACCTGTACCGACGAAAACTTCAGCAGCAAGGCCGGCGCGCAACGTATCGCAGCAGAGCTGGGTATCGCCATGATTATTCCAGATACTAGCCCGCGCGGTGACGGCGTTCCCGATGACCCTGAGCAAGCCTATGATTTTGGGCTTGGCGCCGGTTTTTATGTGAATGCCACACAACAACCATGGGCAAATCACTATCACATGTATGATTATATAGTGACTGAACTCCCAGCGTTGGTTGAACAACACCTACCTGTCACCCAAAAGCGCAGCATTAGCGGTCATTCAATGGGAGGGCATGGTGCTTTGGTTATGGCATTGCGTAATCAAACTATGTACGCCAGCGTGTCCGCTTTTGCACCAATTTGTCACCCTACGCAGTGCCCTTGGGGACACAAAGCGTTTTCTGGCTATCTTGGCGATGATCGTGCGGCATGGTTGGACTACGATGCGACTGAACTGTTATTGAAGTTACGTGTGGCGCCACCGATGTTGGTATCTCAAGGCGAAGCAGATAACTTCTTGGCGGAGCAACTACGCCCTGATGATTTAGCCGCAGCGATAGCCGAAACCGGTGTTGAGGCGACGCTTGAACGTCATCAGGGTTATGACCACAGCTACTACTTTATTGCGAGCTTTATTGAGCAACATTTAAGGTTTCACGCCCAGTACTTACTTTAGTCATTGATGTTGCATTGAAAATAAATCTGGTCAAAATTTCTGCTCCTTGCTAAGGTAAATTTAACCCTAATTTGGGAAAGGTTTTAAGTTTACCGACAAGGAGCAGTATATGTCGCCGCGCCGCGCCGCAGCAGCCATAGCGTTTCTTTATTTATTTCTTGGCTATATCTGGATTAGTTTCTCAGATCGATTTCTGCTAACCATCGCAGCAGAATCAAGCTATTTAACTGAGCTTCAAACCTATAAAGGCTGGACTTACGTCACGATTACTGCTGGTCTACTCTACCTACTTGCTTATCGCGCTCTTCAGCGTGAAAGAAACCTTTCAGAACGTGACGGACTCACACTTCTCTTGAATCGTCACATGTTTGAACGTGAACTTGCCAGCGAAATTCAATATGCGCACGATAACCAGCAAAACCTCAGTGTGATTATGTTGAACATTGATGGCTTTAAACAAATTAATAGCCATGTAAGTTTAGAAGCTGGCGATAAATTCCTGATTGCCGTAGCTAGTGAGCTTCGTGAAGCTTGTCATCAGCAAGCGCTCATTGCACGCTTTGGGAATGATGAGTTTGCTATCGCTTTGCCTGATTCAACATGGCCAGATGATGTGCTGCCGCTGCTTCAACAAATTCAACGACGAATTGCTCATATTCGTATTTCGGAATCACCTCAACTGAGTTTTACTGCAAGCGCTGGGCTTGCGCTTTACCCTCGTGATGGTTCTGCAGCAAGCGAATTAATTGATGCAGCTGATCTGGCTCTTGAGCAAGCACGACAGACAGAGCGCGGCAGTTATAAGCTCTATAACGCAGAATTAAGTGCCATCATGTCAAACAAAGCACGCTTATTGTTTGATTTAAAATCTGCCATTGAAAAACGTCAGCTTACTGTGGTGTATCAGCCACAATTTTGCGTTAGTGAAAACCGCATGACGGGTCTTGAAGTGTTAGTGCGCTGGAATCATCCAGAGCGAGGCATTATTCCACCTTGCGATTTCATCCCATTAGCTGAGCAAAATGGACTTATCTGCGGCATTACTGATTTTGTGATGCAACAAGCCATTTCCGAACTGACAGAGTACGGCCTTCTATATCGCGATGTGCAGCGTGTCTCGTTCAATGTTTCAGCGGCTGATTTTAATGGCAATGAGAGCTGTGACCGTTTCTTATCGAACTTGGCGCTATTACCAGGTGACTGGTCGGTCATTGAACTTGAACTAACTGAAAGTGCTGCGCTGCTCAATTTAGAGGGCGTTAAGCAAGTGCTTGAGAAACTGACGGAGAAAGGTGTGCAGGTTTCGTTAGATGACTTCGGTACCGGTTATTCTTCGTTAAATACACTCAGATTATTACCGATCAAAGAAGTGAAAATTGATCAAAGTTTCGTCAAAGATATTGTGCAGAACAAACAAGATGCCAAGCTTGTAAAAACGATTCTAGCTATGGCACAAGCTTTACATCTCCGCGTTGTTGCTGAGGGTGTTGAAACCCATGCGCAGGCAAACTATTTAATGAAAGCAGGCTGTGAAGAGTTTCAAGGCTACCTTTACGCACGACCAATGCCAATCAATCATTTAGTGACGTTTATTAATAATCTTAAACAGCAGCAACGTGCGCAATCTTGATCTGGTTTTTGCCCTGTTTTTTGGCTTCGTACATAGCTTTATCAGCAGCGCGTAAAATCCTTGCAACATCGAAATGATGCTCGGCATCGTTACAATGACAAATTCCCATAGATAGCGTGACAGGCCAATCGTGCTCTGCAAATTCGTGTACTAAACGTTCTCGAATACGCTCCAATACGGTCATTGCATCCTCTAGTGAAGCGCCCACATGAATGGTAGCAAACTCGTCGCCGCCAATTCGCGCGACCAAATCGTTCGCACGGCACGCCGTTGCGATCACATGACCAATTTGTTGCAACACCTCATCGCCTACCTGATGACCGTGCGTGTCATTTATTTTTTTAAAATCATCTAAATCGATAAAACAAACTGCAAAATCGAGACCGTGCTCGTGCAAATTATGAATTTCATTATCCAGAGCCTCAACAAATGCGCGACGATTCGCCAGCCCGGTTAAGTGATCGGTTTGTGCCAACTTACGTTCATGCTCAAGCTCTCGACGAATTTTATCTTCGGTCATTTGCATGGTTGTTGCATCACGAACAAAGGCTATTGCAAAATGTTCACCATCAAACTCGACATGACTAAGCATGATCTCAACGTAAATTGTACTGCCATCTTTGCGTTGCCCAGAAAATTTAAAGCCTCGCCCCATAGGACGGTTTTGCGCTGAGTTAAAAAAAGATGCGACATGTTTGCTATGCTCAGCCCGAACTGCGTCAGGAAGCAAGATATCAAGCGGTTGCCCTAATAATTCACGGCGTTGCGAGTAACCGAACATATCGGTCAGCATCGCATTCACCATCACAAGCTGGTTATCTCGATTAAGAATCAGTGCAGCATCGGGAATAACTTCAATAAGTTCAGCAATTGTTCTTTGCGTTTTCATGACATCCGTTTATTTTTGTACATCTTATGATCAGCACTTTGAATAAGGGCTTCTACAGTCTTGGTATCTTTGCCAAATAAAGCATAACCAAGACTAGCCGTCACTTTTATATCGTTAGCCTTATATCGAATAGGCGCTGAGATAATTTCGGCAATTTTCGCACACTGTTCTGCAACTGTCTTCAGGTCATTCACACCCATTAAGACTATCAAAAATTCGTCGCCACCAATTCGCGCAACGGTGTCTGTTGCTCGCGTATTAGTGAACATGCGTTGAGCTATGGTTTTTAATACCGTGTCACCTGCGTGGTGACCAAACTGATCATTGACGTCTTTAAAGCGGTCAATATCAACAACAACAACGGCAAATGGCGTTGGATGACGTTCATTAATCTGTATTAGTGTTTGCAATCGCTCCATGACCATACGGCGATTCGCCACATTCGTTAAGGGGTCAGCCATCGCTTCGCTGTAAGATGAACGATACCAAGCAAACAATGTAAAGAGCATGATATATAAGGCGGCGACAAATGGATATCCGATCAGTCGAATTCGTTCTTGTTCCCAAAAACTACCTTCAATATGAGAATCGGTAGAGAGCGCTACCGACCAAGATCCATTCGGAAAACGTACCTTTTCACGAAAATCTGCTGTAGAAAACGTCTCTTCATCGCCAAAAAACACATCCCCATCCGGCCCTGTTCCATCGCGGCCTCGAATAGCAAAATCATAAAATGCACCGAGGTTGAGCACTCCACTGGCTTCAAATAATCGATTACTATCGATAACGAGTGCAATAAGCCCCCAGTAAGTTTCGGTTTCACCCTCGTGAGTAAAAATAGGAATGCGGTAGATAATGCCTTCGCCGCCTTGAATAAGAGGTACGGGCCCAGCTAATAATGTTTGTTTCGTTATTTGCGCACGCTTAACAACATCCCGCTGCTCGGAATTCTGTTCATAGTCATACCCCAATACGGCCTCGTTTCCTGCAACCGGGTAAACGAACGAAATAATATTATTGGGCGCTATTGCCAGATTTCTTACGAAGGTATTGCTTTCAACAATAGGTTGTGCCAACGAGCGCCATTGTTCAGGCCCACTTTCAGGGTGTGTTGCGAGATAACTTGCTATCCCCCAAATACTATAAAGCGCGGCATTAAGCTCAGATTCTAGATCAGCGCGAACTTCAGTAAATTCGCTCTGCAATTGACTCAGCTGCTCAGATTTAACCCGTTCTTTGTTGAGAACATGCAAGTACTCAATTGCCACCAAGGCAAATATTAGCGAGGTTAAAACAGCAACAATGAAAGTGACGCGACGCGTATGAGTTGAAAACACAGGTTCTCCGACCGTTCATTTACTGTCTTAACCATAAACTAAGCCATACAATTCGCAAGCTTTACTAGCAAATTTTTGCAGGTGTTCATAAACTGATGAAATCATTGATGTTGGAGACATTATGCGTCGGTTAATTTCTGTAATCGGTATCGTTTTTTTAAGTCAGCTCACCGGATGTGCGACATACGGGGTTATCGACAACCAGTCGCAAACCGAAAGTGATGCGCCGAGAAACTATTCATTAATGAACTATGATGCAAATCATTCGCGCTCAGATGATATTACCTTAGTGTTAGCTTTTTCTGGTGGCGGGAGTCGAGCTGCAGCGTTGTCATACGGCGTGCTTGAAGGGCTTCGTGATACCACCATTACTATTGATGACGAAGAAGTAAAACTGCTCAATGAAGTCGATATGATCACCTCAGTTTCTGGCGGTAGCTTTACTGCCGCGTATTATGGTCTGCATGGCAACAAGATATTTGAAGACTTTGAAAAAGATTTTCTGCGTCGAGATTATGTCTCCGAATGGTTGTATGGTGTGGCGAGTCCATTGCTGTGGTTTTCTGATAAAGGTCGTACCGATATCGCCACAAGAATTTATGAACAACGTTTATTCAAAGGTGCAACATTTGCTGATTTAAGTCAAAAAGATGGGCCTCTCATTTTAATTAACGCTTCCGACTTAGGAGGTGGCATTCGTTTTTCGTTTATTCAAGAGTACTTTGACCTACTCTGTTCCAATATTGCCAGCTTTCCCATTGCTCGAGCCGTCACGGCATCTTCAGCGGTTCCTGTGATGCTTAACCCAGTGGTCTTAAAGAATCACAAAGGTTGCTACAACCCTGCACAGAACTATCTCGAAGAACTCGATGAAACGCGCATTGAAGAAGCGAAACTCGCGCCACATTTAATCGAGACAGTAAAAACTCTCCGTAGCTATAAAAATCGCGACGAACGCCAGTACATCCATCTCGTTGACGGCGGCATTACGGACAATTTAGGGCTGATGGCCTTTTATGAATTGGTTGAAATTGGCGGTGGCATCACCAATTTTATGGAGCGCATTGGTAGCAAGCCCTCCAAACGATTGGTGATTATTTCTGTGAACGCGTCAACCAAGCCGCGTTACAATATTGAGCACACGAATGAGATACCTGATATCGAACCTACAATCAGTGCCGTTACCGACACTCAATTGCATCGCTACAATGCGGCAACCATTAGCTTGATTCGACGTAGTATGGAGCGTTGGTCAGACGAACTCTCGAACTTTTGGCAACCGATTGATCCGTACTTTATTGAGATCAGTTTTGATGGCATCCAACAAGAAAGTCGACGTATTTTTCTTAATCAAATACCAACAAGCTTGTCGTTGAGTGAAGAGCAGGCGGATGAACTAACTAAAGTCGGTGTTGAGTTATTACAAAACAACACCGACTTTCAACGGTTACTGCACGATATCAAACGTGAACAATAAGCCGTTATTGATTACTTAAACGTTGACCAAATGAAATGGCATAAGCTGCTGAGCGCATCGGTAATACCGGGTCATCACTAGGCTGAATACCGCGGACAACACGCATTGGGTCAAAGTTGATTGGCGTACAATTTTCACCGCCAGCAGCGGTAATCGTGATTTTGCCAACATGAACTCGTTCACGATCTTCCGGCCACAACACGGATGGATCATTGGTAGGATCTTCTTCCGCGCCAATGGTCCAGTGCCAATCGAAACTCACCTCGCCGTCGGCCTCTAGTCGTTCCATTAATCGCTCAGCTAAAAACGTGGTCGGTAGCGATTTTTGCTCTTCTTGCGTTAAATACTCATTGCCTGAAGTTGGCACGAGTTGCCAACGAAACTTCTCACGCTGTTGCTCACCAGCAGCCCAAAACGCATGAATACCGTAATAATCCGCATTGGTATATTCGGTTGATGGCATTTTGCCTTTATTCCATTCTACCGCTGCTTGCATGGATGGATTTGCGGCGATGTACTTCGCAATATCTTCACGAGTCGCCTCACCACGCATGATTTTCAAATTCCATTGCAGCAAACCAAGGAAATGGTTAGGTGTACTGCCAGAAAATAGCGCTGAGGTGATACCAGCAATATTGTGCTGCTGGTTATTCGGTAATTGAAATTGAATGCCAACACCTCGCGTACCCTGGCGTTCATCAGCTTCTGGATTACCGCCGCCCATCGAAAAACGTAATGTGACAGGCACTTCGCCAGAATCAAATAAGGCCGTATTAAACCGGTCGGTTGCCGCTGCTGAAGGAGTGAATTTTCCGGCAGCACAAACTCCCTTAGCATGAGCCTTTCGGAGCCCTGGATGGACACCATTTAATTCTTTAAATACAGCAATAAAATCTTGTGCATTTGCTGAAGCTGGTGGTGCG from Pseudidiomarina andamanensis includes:
- the fghA gene encoding S-formylglutathione hydrolase; this encodes MMINKISETKAFGGRQIRYEHQSSTLNCTMQFSVFLPPQAEQQSVPALYWLSGLTCTDENFSSKAGAQRIAAELGIAMIIPDTSPRGDGVPDDPEQAYDFGLGAGFYVNATQQPWANHYHMYDYIVTELPALVEQHLPVTQKRSISGHSMGGHGALVMALRNQTMYASVSAFAPICHPTQCPWGHKAFSGYLGDDRAAWLDYDATELLLKLRVAPPMLVSQGEADNFLAEQLRPDDLAAAIAETGVEATLERHQGYDHSYYFIASFIEQHLRFHAQYLL
- a CDS encoding putative bifunctional diguanylate cyclase/phosphodiesterase — translated: MSPRRAAAAIAFLYLFLGYIWISFSDRFLLTIAAESSYLTELQTYKGWTYVTITAGLLYLLAYRALQRERNLSERDGLTLLLNRHMFERELASEIQYAHDNQQNLSVIMLNIDGFKQINSHVSLEAGDKFLIAVASELREACHQQALIARFGNDEFAIALPDSTWPDDVLPLLQQIQRRIAHIRISESPQLSFTASAGLALYPRDGSAASELIDAADLALEQARQTERGSYKLYNAELSAIMSNKARLLFDLKSAIEKRQLTVVYQPQFCVSENRMTGLEVLVRWNHPERGIIPPCDFIPLAEQNGLICGITDFVMQQAISELTEYGLLYRDVQRVSFNVSAADFNGNESCDRFLSNLALLPGDWSVIELELTESAALLNLEGVKQVLEKLTEKGVQVSLDDFGTGYSSLNTLRLLPIKEVKIDQSFVKDIVQNKQDAKLVKTILAMAQALHLRVVAEGVETHAQANYLMKAGCEEFQGYLYARPMPINHLVTFINNLKQQQRAQS
- a CDS encoding sensor domain-containing diguanylate cyclase → MKTQRTIAELIEVIPDAALILNRDNQLVMVNAMLTDMFGYSQRRELLGQPLDILLPDAVRAEHSKHVASFFNSAQNRPMGRGFKFSGQRKDGSTIYVEIMLSHVEFDGEHFAIAFVRDATTMQMTEDKIRRELEHERKLAQTDHLTGLANRRAFVEALDNEIHNLHEHGLDFAVCFIDLDDFKKINDTHGHQVGDEVLQQIGHVIATACRANDLVARIGGDEFATIHVGASLEDAMTVLERIRERLVHEFAEHDWPVTLSMGICHCNDAEHHFDVARILRAADKAMYEAKKQGKNQIKIAHVAAV
- a CDS encoding diguanylate cyclase domain-containing protein, with the translated sequence MFSTHTRRVTFIVAVLTSLIFALVAIEYLHVLNKERVKSEQLSQLQSEFTEVRADLESELNAALYSIWGIASYLATHPESGPEQWRSLAQPIVESNTFVRNLAIAPNNIISFVYPVAGNEAVLGYDYEQNSEQRDVVKRAQITKQTLLAGPVPLIQGGEGIIYRIPIFTHEGETETYWGLIALVIDSNRLFEASGVLNLGAFYDFAIRGRDGTGPDGDVFFGDEETFSTADFREKVRFPNGSWSVALSTDSHIEGSFWEQERIRLIGYPFVAALYIMLFTLFAWYRSSYSEAMADPLTNVANRRMVMERLQTLIQINERHPTPFAVVVVDIDRFKDVNDQFGHHAGDTVLKTIAQRMFTNTRATDTVARIGGDEFLIVLMGVNDLKTVAEQCAKIAEIISAPIRYKANDIKVTASLGYALFGKDTKTVEALIQSADHKMYKNKRMS
- a CDS encoding patatin-like phospholipase family protein codes for the protein MRRLISVIGIVFLSQLTGCATYGVIDNQSQTESDAPRNYSLMNYDANHSRSDDITLVLAFSGGGSRAAALSYGVLEGLRDTTITIDDEEVKLLNEVDMITSVSGGSFTAAYYGLHGNKIFEDFEKDFLRRDYVSEWLYGVASPLLWFSDKGRTDIATRIYEQRLFKGATFADLSQKDGPLILINASDLGGGIRFSFIQEYFDLLCSNIASFPIARAVTASSAVPVMLNPVVLKNHKGCYNPAQNYLEELDETRIEEAKLAPHLIETVKTLRSYKNRDERQYIHLVDGGITDNLGLMAFYELVEIGGGITNFMERIGSKPSKRLVIISVNASTKPRYNIEHTNEIPDIEPTISAVTDTQLHRYNAATISLIRRSMERWSDELSNFWQPIDPYFIEISFDGIQQESRRIFLNQIPTSLSLSEEQADELTKVGVELLQNNTDFQRLLHDIKREQ
- a CDS encoding catalase family peroxidase, yielding MKYALSISAGAVALALATSSVAVADDHKYAPPASANAQDFIAVFKELNGVHPGLRKAHAKGVCAAGKFTPSAAATDRFNTALFDSGEVPVTLRFSMGGGNPEADERQGTRGVGIQFQLPNNQQHNIAGITSALFSGSTPNHFLGLLQWNLKIMRGEATREDIAKYIAANPSMQAAVEWNKGKMPSTEYTNADYYGIHAFWAAGEQQREKFRWQLVPTSGNEYLTQEEQKSLPTTFLAERLMERLEADGEVSFDWHWTIGAEEDPTNDPSVLWPEDRERVHVGKITITAAGGENCTPINFDPMRVVRGIQPSDDPVLPMRSAAYAISFGQRLSNQ